TGACCTAGCCTTAGCTTGGTGGGGCCCTGGCAGGGCCTTCAGTTCTCCAAAGGGTAAATGATGCCAGACCCTCCACCAGCCTGAGATGGGAAATAGTAAGTTCTCTTCCTTACAGTTTGGGATATCACAGAGTATGCTTGATTGTGTTCATTGACTGTTGGCGCACTGGAACTTACCTGAGTTTTTCCTAATGCTTCCCCCATCCTCCCTCCTCACCACCTTGCCTGGACACTAGTTTGCACAAGTAAGATCATTCAATGCTTCTTctctgcatgttttttttttcatttgccatCTCGCATGCAGTGCTCTCACTGTGCTATTGTCGCAGCTAATTGCTTTAAATTCTAATGCATCTCTGGCCGGGTCACTAAGGGCCCTGCTGGCCTCATGGTTAAAGATTCTTAATCCAGGTTTAGAAACACAACTATGATTCATGCATCATTGTGTCTTCCCCTTGTGACGTCTGCAGAATAAAACTGTCCAGTGGAGGATGGGATAGAAGCATGGAGACTAGGAACACTTCTGGACATGAGGAATTTAAGAGCAGGAGTTGGAAGGGGGTTGCCTTTCTCCTCCACAGACTGAAATGGAGTTAAGAGAAAAGGAATGACTTTTAGCCATTCTGGACAGGGGTTAAGAACAAGGGGGACAGCAGCAGTCCTCACTTCTTAGCAGTGTGTGGATTATACCTGATTAAGATGAAAACTTCATCTTAATATTCCCTTATGCTAAGGCTTTAGAGAAAGTAAATGGGCTAGGAAAGGGATGTTATATGCATTTTAAGGGACTAACTTGGATTTTTTGTGCTTCCACAAGTCTTCCTGTTTCTGTACCCCTCCTTTagaaatggttggatggtcaGCACTGTGTTGGTCCATCCTGGACAGTTTTACTCTACAGCACTATCCGTCTTCCGTGTCCTCATGGTACTGAAGTCCCCCTGGCTGCGGTGTTGGCAAAGAGCCTGAACAGGCTAAGGGAGCGAGCGGCAGTGACCTCTTCCTGTTTCTGATCTAGGACCTCAGGTCTTGCCCTCTGAGGCACAGCCACTTAGCCAAACAGCCCTGGGGAGTCTGGGAGATTATTAATGAGAGGGACTGGGAAGTCATGTCCCTGGGATCAAGGCATTTAGAATTCTAATCAAGTTGGCTGGGTGTAGTAGGCTCCCATAGTGATTGTTACTACTCCAGGTTACAGACATTATCCCAAAAATCTCATTTCCCAACCCAACCGTAGGTCAGACTTGGAGGTGgtatatatgatttacaaattaaTATGCATataccacttttctttttttaatttttctgtcctCCCCCATTCCTCATGACTTGGACTTGAACTTATGGCTGATTGTCCTCTCTTTTCCCTTGAGTTTTtaatcaagctggttttagcttGGTGAGGCAAGAGAAAGGTAACAGAGACATCCCAGCCTTAGACCACAGGACCTGGATCCACCTCTGCCCTGAACTGAGAGAGGAGTCTTGGCTGGGCTAGAGTTTGAAGTTCTGATGCATCTAGCTGAAATCTCTGGGGCAGAATGTAGTTGTTTTTATCCCATCATGTCTTTTCATACACATATATCTGTCCTTCCCTGGCAATTCTTTAACCAGTCTTGCTTGGAAGTGAAGCCTTATCTGTGTGGCTTGGGCTAAAATAAGGCCTCTTTTTGAAAGACTCTtacttttccccattgtataccCTCCAACCCCTGTGAACAGAGGGTTGAAGAATATGTTCTGCACATGTCTGGTAGCTGTGAATCTGagtgtcttttggactctgtgctaGCACATCATGGCAGAGTTGCTCTGGATCCCTCAGAGTGTAGGGTGAGTTTCCAAGCACTCAAGATGGATGCAAACACACCAGACTACACAAGGGACCAGGATTTGCCCTGCCTCTCCTCTGGCAACTGAATGAGGATGGGCCTGCAGTTAGGTACTTCGCATTTCATTGAACTTACCATCTATAATCTAGAAAGTTCACTTTGTTCTGCTTAACACAAAGTCACATGAAACCACCTACATAAGCACCTGCATTATGACTGATTCTGCCATTCAAATGCCTAATTCTTCAAAACTAGAGAAACCGAGAGACAGGAAGACTTGAGCCATGAACTACTTCCCTTGAGAATCATGGACCCTCAATCAGCTACAAGCCCTCAGACTCATCTCCACAGCCTCTGCTTCACATTCTGCCGTTTCTACAgcttctccctgcctcccccagcctTCTCTGCCCCCACTTTCTTCCGTGCCACTGGCTCGCAACACCTAACCCTTAGTTCCCAGGTGATCCTGAATTGCTGCTGTTCACGGCAAAGCTTCACGACATCCTGACCACCATAGAGGACAGGGTCCCAAgctcttctttctcttggggTATGCAGTGACCCCAGCTGAAATTTCTTGGCTAGGCCCCCAATTTTGCTAGGCTCCCCTGGGCCCTGAGATGCAGTATATTTGAAGACTGTCGTGTAGTGCATGTGACAATTTGCTAATaacaattttgtcttttttttttcccctccctcacccccattTCCCCATCCCTTTCCTTTAACTCTTTTGATTTTCTCACCTCTGGGGAAACCACAAGGAGCTGGTAAGAAGCCTGACCTTTCATCTGCTTTTTAACGGGGTGTGCTATGATGGACAGTTGTTCTCTGTCCTTTTGTCTCTACTAAATCTTCTGTTCCTCTATTCAGCCCCAACCCCAGCTGACCTTTTCCCATCTCATGAATCACCATAATGACACTACCTCCAGCCCATGCCCCCAGACCTCCAAGACACTGGCAGAGTCGGTGCCTCTGAAGGGCTCAAGTGTGCTGTCCACCTGAGCCTTCGGAGCTACACCCTCGGAGAGGCTCCAGGAGGGTGCCAGCGCTGGGTAGCCCTTCTGCCCCAGGATGTGCTCTTGCAGCAGGACTAGTAAGATGAAATTACTGACCGTCCCTGCTGTGTCCAGAAGCTCCGACACTCACACTCCAGTGGTGACCCTTTTTTACTCCACACATTCCCTCTTTAGAAAACTAAATAAGAAAGTATGTTCTCGTCTGTGTAGTGCCTGGCCCGTAGTAAGGGCTTAACAAAATGGTAGCTGTGATTGCTTTCCTTAGTCTGTAGACTATGCCTtctaaagaggtttttttttttcttttccctaccTCATTGTCAGAGGGAGGAGTGGCATATTCTTATTCTTGAGGGTGAGCTTGAAAGAGGGTAATGTTCTTTCCTGAACATGAGTCCATCTTGGACACACACTTTTTAGAGGCCTGAGACCACAGTTATTTGACCAGTGGGTGCTCTGGCCATAACACTTCAGAGAAGATTGAGAGAATATGTGACTCAGTTGTTTTTTCCCGTAGGCACTTTCATATGGGATTTTGAAACCTTTTATTTCCCCTTAATCTTTTTTAGCTCTTGCCCCTCTGCCCAGCACTTCCCTGAAGAGGTGAAAAGCACAGTTGATGTTTtctccttacctgcctcctcccTCGTTTATAAATCTGCCACTCATACTGATTCCTTCGGTAATAGCAGAGCAGAGATGAAGAGTGGAGCTTGCGTCTGCTGCTCTTTCTCCATGTTTCTCCATCATAACCTCTCCCCGCGCCCCATCAGCCCCTAGTACCCACTGACAGTCAGAGAGTCTCAGTGCTGGATACATATTAGAATGACCTGGGTAGCTTTTAAACTGGTCTACTACCCTGGCCCTGCCTCAGAACAGTTCAATCAGATCTGCAGAGGTGAGCCCATCCctcttttctcccccaccccttttCTAAGTGATTTGATTGTGCAGGCAGGGTTGAGAACCATTGTTCTGGTTAAAAGAAAGAAGactttctttgcctttctccaGTAGAAGGTGATGTCCACTCCAAGAAAAAGGCTTTCCAGGTCTCCTTCAACTTTCTCCAGAAGCATGATGAGACCTGTTGGACTGCTGACAATTGAAGGAGAGACATGCAGTTTGGAGGACTTGTTTTTGGTGTAGTTATTAGACTGTGAACCGCTAACAGATAAACTAGTAAGGAGGGAacctttctgcctcagtttctagGGTAAAGTTTCTTTCACTTTGCTTGCCATGCCCCCTCCTATGAAAGAGCTTCAGTGCTTGAGAAACAGCAGAGGGTCAGGGAGAAGAGGCCAGTGCTGCAGCTTCTCTTTGAGAAGAAGCAGGGCTATCTCTGTTTCAGAATGTACCTGTGGCCTTTGCCGATGGGTACTCTTGGTAACCAGATACAGTTTATGCTGTTGCTTCTAAGATGTCCCTTAAAAAATAACCCAGTAtctgcctcctctctctctcccctgaaTTCCCTGACTTCATGGCAGTCTGGAAATGGCATCTGGCCAGGTCCTCTGCCAACCTTCTCTTGTATCTAAAAGCTGTTACCTTCCCTTTAGCAGCACATGCAAGTTCTGATGCTCAAGAGCTAGTAGCCTGATTGCTCCTCTTTCCCTCCAGCAAGGATGGGAGGTTAGCTTGAAAAGGGACTTCCTCAGCAGCAAGGAAATTTACTTTTGGGAGGGGGAGGTTAAAAGAGGTCAGGTTGGTTTCTTGCCCTGAGTGCATCATGTTGCCAGATAACTGGGAGGGCCCAGTTGgattggggaaggggaggggatgaGGAGGCTTATGTACAGAATGGGTGGGGAGGTTATGCTGCCTCTGTTCCCAGTTGAATCAGGGTGTTAATATTTATACAACTGAGACTCCAAACTTACCAGGAAGCTTTCATTTCCTAGGGTGAACCTGGGTCGATAACTTGGATTGGAGCTGTCCTTCTTTCCCCTTGGGAGAGTAGAGCCCAGTCTCCTAATGGTTTGGGGATTTGGGGGGCTCTGGGAAGTTCTAGAGTGGGAATGAATCTTCCCCTGTCCTGAACTACCTGTTTCTGCAGGAGGAGCTGACCAGTACCAGTGTGGAGCACATCATTGTCAATCCCAATGCTGCCTATGACAAGTTCAAAGACAAGAGAGTGGGCACAAAGGGACTTGGTGAGACTGGTTGGAAattggatggggaagcctgaccTCAGGCCTCACTGACATTTGCTTTGGGGAAAGAGCTATCTTATGGAAGCCCTCACAGTCACTGAGATCATGACTGCCGTGGGTCCTGATCAGGCCCTCAATTCCATCTTCTTTTCTTGGCAGATTTCTCAGATCGAATTGGAAAAACCAAAAGAACGGGATATGAATCTGGAGAATATGAGATGGTTTGTTGTTTGTGTGTTGATGGGAATAGTGCAGCGATCCTATCCAGTGGGCATTTAAGACAGAGCAGGGATATAGGTGGGATTCTGGGTTCCTCTCTGGTTGGGGCTCCTCAGAAGCCCAGCGGGATGCAGGGGAGGATGTTTTGTCCCCCTGCTATTGGCTATGGAGTGTCTCCAGGCCTCCAGCTCTCTGCAGGTCTTCTGAGTGAGGATGATGGTTGGGTATAATACCCTTACAAACTCAGACTGGATTTGGATacattcttgtttgtttgtttttaaatacattCTTGAGGGTCCCTGTTCTAGGAGGTGTGATGTCACCATCTGTGCTTGCTCTCTAGCTTGGAGAGGGTCTGGGAGTAAAGGAGACACCCCAGCAAAAGTACCAGAGACTACTGCATGAGGTCCAAGAGCTGACAACTGAAGTTGAAAAAATCAAGGTAACTAGACTCTCCTCTCACCTTTCTGCTATGACTTACATAGCAGAGGAAGGCCTCCCAGCGGGAGGAGAAAGATTCCCTAAGCTCCTCCCTAAGGGGGCTGAGGTTTTCAGAGTTTGGGAATGCACATGAATTTATAGTTAGTGCTGTAAGTGGGTAAGGAGCAGCCCAGTTGACTTTTAGCCACAGCTATCTTTAAGGGTcttgatctattttttttcttgacttacTCTTAGCACCCCTCACTGTCTATTTGTTTTCATACCAGACGACAGTGAAGGAATCAGCCACTGAGGAGAAGCTGACCCCCGTGGTGTTGGCTAAACAGCTGGCCACCCTGAAGCAGCAGCTGGTTGCTTCCCATCTGGAGAAgctgctgggaccagatgccgcaATCAACCTTACTGACCCTGATGGAGCTCTGGCTAAGTGGGTGCCAGACTTTGCTGGGAGATCATTGCTAATTGGGGTGTAGAGGGACTCCAGCCAGGTATTGACAGGGCTGCGAAGGGGAGAGGTGGCCTAGCTGTTCCTTAATGCTGACCCTGAGGCAGAAACAAGTGACTGGGCTGACCCACATCCTTCAAGTCGTGATAATATTGCTGGTTTTTTGATCCAGGCGCCTACTGCTGCAGCTGGAAGCAACaaagaacagcaaagggactggtTCAGGGGGCAAGACCACCAGTGGGACCCCCCCAGATAGCAGCTTGGTCACTTATGAACTGCATTCTCGGCCTGAGCAGGACAAGTTCTCTCAAGCTGCCAAagtatgtttttgtgtgtgtttgtgtatgtgtgtggatgtATGTAATGTTGGTTAAGGGGCCAGGGAAGATGTGGCTCCGGAGACTTTTCTGCTACCCTCCAAGGAATCATGTCTGGGGAGAGGGTGCTGGGAATGCTTGAttcttcttgatgtctcattTAAGACTGTGACTAGGGCTGTGTTCCAGAGAAAGAAATCCCTTGGCAgagtggtggggagaggggaggggagggcaagcAGACCAGCAAAGAGCAAGGTTTACCTCCCACTGCAGCAGAAGGGAGGTAGGTGGATGGCAAATATCCCCATTCCTCCCCTAGGTGGCAGAACTCGAGAAGCGCCTGACAGAGCTGGAAGCCACTGTACGCTGTGATCAGGATGCTCAGGTCAGGTGCTGTCTTGTACTTGTTCCAACCCTCACATCCTGAGCCCTAAGGTCCACAGCATTCCACAGAATCCAGGGAGGAGTCAGGAACAGGTTCCAGTTACAGGAGCAGCCAGCAGTTGCCTGCTGGAACCCAAAAGGATGAGAGAAGGTGGTAATCACCTGGAGAGATGAGAATCACTAacttctttgcttcttttcccCATCAGAATCCCCTTTCAGCAGGTCTGCAGGGAGCCTGCCTCATGGTGAGTGTAAAAGGAACTGGAGTCTTTGGATGACAGAGGGGATATCAGGATTGGGTTtgcttagaaaattatttttggatCTGTAGCTGTTTATTCATTACCTTCAGTGGAATATGAGGTGGCCTTTTCTAGTCTGATTCTGTCTGCTTCATGGCACTTGTCCTGACCCCGCCCCCAGGATACTGTAGAGCTGTTGCAGGCGAAGGTGGGCGCCCTGGACCTTGCAGTTTTGGACCAAGTGGAGGCTCGGTTACAGGTATTAAGTGGAGGCAAATTGGATTACAGGCAGCTAGTGACTTTGGAAGACCTTGATGCCTTTGCTTAAAATCTGTGCTTTCAGAGTGTGCTGGGAAAAGTGAATGAGATTGCCAAGCATAAAGCTTCTGTAGAGGATGCAGATACACAGAGCAAGGTCAGGAAGAGACCTTTCCTCCCATCTTCATACCCTTTCCTGCTCCCTCATGTACTCTTCCTGCTGGAAAGAGCAAAGCATGAGAGCACTGAATCCTCAGGCTACTGTCCTCATAAGCTCTTACCAGCTGAGATAAGGCAGTGCTTCCCTGTTGCCCCGGCTTGCACTTGTCTCACCCTAATGGGGTGTATTTGGCTGAAGTTGGTCACTATGTTGTCCCTCCAGGTGCACCAGCTGTATGAAACCATACAGCGCTGGAGCCCCATTGCCACCTCCCTTCCTGAGCTGGTACAGAGACTTGTCACCATCAAACAGCTACACGAACAAGGTGGGAGGCCAGCCACAAGGGGTGTCAAGAGGAATGGAAAGTGAGCAACTCTTGTTCCCTTCCCTCTGGTCTTGGATTCTAATGCCATGCCTGCTGTTCTGACCTTTCACAGCCATGCAGTTTGGTCAGCTTCTGACACACTTGGATACCACACAGCAGATGATTGCTTGTTCCCTCAAGGACAATGCCACCCTCTTGACTCAGGTGAGTGCCTCCCTTCCCCAGCACACACAGGCAAGGTTCTCCAGCTTCAGCTCCAGAGGGTTCTGCCTTGGCCCatttggtggcacagtggtgtgGCAGGGGTTTGGTTTGAGTCTCCATACTGTTTCTTGGTTGCCATGGGACATGTGACAACTTATTTAACCTATGAACCTCCATCTCACCATCTGGCAAATTATACCTACTTCAGAGTTATGtggattaaatgaagtaatatgAGTGAATTGGTAAGAGCTCAGTAAACCTCCATTCTTCCTATAAAACCTACCTTTTCCCTCTATAGTCTCAGCTGGCTTTTATCCTCCCTGGGTCCTCAACCAGGTGTTCCTGAGCACAGGACACTAGACAGAACATGGGCATTGAAATCTGGAGCCAGGCTCCCACCTGGTTTTGCCCCTTCCTTCCTGACGCTGAGCTGTGAGCGTCACCTCTCCATTCTCTAagcagtgcccagcacagagcaagTCTTCAGGTTATGGCAGAGGCACTGTTCTCAGTGCTGGGGGATGCACTACAGTTGGGATTCTGGCATCACAGGACTGTCAAGATAAATTAAAGTGCTTGGCATGGTATGTTCTTCCTCCAAAGCAGTTTTCTAAAACTTCGGATGAGTGAAACCCTTACTTCAACAAAATCCTGTTTGTCCCTCAGTACATAAAACAGATGAAAGAACTGTTCTGGTTAAAGTCAGGATGGGAATTCTTAAGAGGCCTGCCTGTTTAGCAGATCCCATGCTAGGTCCATGGTGCTCCAAGTCACCTTCCCATTCTGGGGCCCACaagctgtttccatttcttttttctaatttagcTTTGTTGTGCagctcgtgggatcttagttcccctaccagggactgaacctgggccccagcagtgaaagtgcagagtcctaaccactggaccaccagggaattctcctgcATGTCTTTGTCTTCTCTCAGAGAATTTCTTCAGGGCCTCACCCAGGTAAGCACCTGAACCTGACAGTGAAACAGC
This region of Ovis canadensis isolate MfBH-ARS-UI-01 breed Bighorn chromosome 3, ARS-UI_OviCan_v2, whole genome shotgun sequence genomic DNA includes:
- the DCTN2 gene encoding dynactin subunit 2 isoform X2; this encodes MADPKYADLPGIARNEPDVYETSDLPEDDQAEFDAEELTSTSVEHIIVNPNAAYDKFKDKRVGTKGLDFSDRIGKTKRTGYESGEYEMLGEGLGVKETPQQKYQRLLHEVQELTTEVEKIKTTVKESATEEKLTPVVLAKQLATLKQQLVASHLEKLLGPDAAINLTDPDGALAKRLLLQLEATKNSKGTGSGGKTTSGTPPDSSLVTYELHSRPEQDKFSQAAKVAELEKRLTELEATVRCDQDAQNPLSAGLQGACLMDTVELLQAKVGALDLAVLDQVEARLQSVLGKVNEIAKHKASVEDADTQSKVHQLYETIQRWSPIATSLPELVQRLVTIKQLHEQAMQFGQLLTHLDTTQQMIACSLKDNATLLTQVQTTMRENLSTIEGNFANIDERMKKLGKPQG
- the DCTN2 gene encoding dynactin subunit 2 isoform X1; this translates as MADPKYADLPGIARNEPDVYETSDLPEDDQAEFDAEELTSTSVEHIIVNPNAAYDKFKDKRVGTKGLDFSDRIGKTKRTGYESGEYEMLGEGLGVKETPQQKYQRLLHEVQELTTEVEKIKTTVKESATEEKLTPVVLAKQLATLKQQLVASHLEKLLGPDAAINLTDPDGALAKRLLLQLEATKNSKGTGSGGKTTSGTPPDSSLVTYELHSRPEQDKFSQAAKVAELEKRLTELEATVRCDQDAQNPLSAGLQGACLMDTVELLQAKVGALDLAVLDQVEARLQSVLGKVNEIAKHKASVEDADTQSKVHQLYETIQRWSPIATSLPELVQRLVTIKQLHEQAMQFGQLLTHLDTTQQMIACSLKDNATLLTQVQTTMRENLSTIEGNFANIDERMKKLGK